In Streptomyces sp. NBC_00683, the DNA window TGAAATCCCCTGCCCGCCGACCGCGGCTCGCCGTGATCGTCGCCAACGGCATCACGGGCGACTCGCGGGTCCAGAAGACGGCTGTGGCCGCCGCCCGCGACGGCTGGGACGTCACGCTGATCGGCAGGAGTGACACCAAGCGTGTCCAGCGGTCGAGGATGGGACCGATCCAGGTGGTCCGCGTCCCCGTGTCCGCGGAGTACGTGCGGTCGGTGAAGGCCCGCAGGGCTCATCCGCTGCGTGGGGCCATGACCCAGTTCCGTATCCACGACCAGGCGGCTCTGAGCCACTACCGTGCCTCCTACCGGGCCTGGGTGCGCCAGACGTCGGCCGAGACGACCTGGTCGGGCGCGCCCCGGCGGGCGTCCCTGAAGGCCGTGCTGCGCGCGCGCCGCGCCGTCTACAAGCTGCGGGTACGCGCGTTCAAGTGGGAGCAGCGCCGGACGCCGAAGGATCCGGTCCGCGACTGGCGCCGGGACTGGCCGCAGCTGGTCGATCTCGACCTGGCGTTCGGTCCGGTGATCGAGGAACTCAAGCCGGACGTCATCCACGCCAACGACGCCACCATGATCGTGACGGCCGCGCGCAGTGCGGCGCGGCTCCGGGCGAGCGGTCACCGCTGTGCCTGGCTCTACGACGCGCACGAGTACATCCGCGGCGTCGAATGGCCCAACCCGCGCCAGGGCTACGCCCTTCCGGCGGCCGAGGCCGAGTACATCGGCCGCGCGGACGCGGTGGTCACCGTGTCCCCGCAGCTGGCCGAGCTGCTCAAGAACGACCACAAGCTCGCTGAGGCCCCCCTGGTCGTGGGCAACTCCCCGGTCCGCGAGGTCATCGGCTCCGGCTCGGTGCGCTCGTCCGTCCGCGAGGTGTGCGGCCTGGGCCCCGAGGTCCCGCTGATGGTGTACTCGGGCTGGCTCGGCCCGGAGCGCGGTGTGGACGCCGTCATCGACGGGCTTCCCGAACTGCCCGGCGTACACCTGGCGCTCGTCTGCAGCCGGGTGACCCCGCTGCTGGAGCAGCTGCTGGCGACTGCCGAGTCGCTCGGTGTGCGCGACCGCATCCACCTGGTGCCCTATGTGTCGCAGCACGAGGTCGCGGACTACCTGTCCTCGGCGGACGTCGGCCTGACCCCGTTCAAGCGGGTCCCCAACTGCGAGGTCTCGCTGCCGACGAAGGTGTCCGAGTACCTTCAGGCGGGTCTTCCGCTGGTCACCAGCGACGTACGGGTGATCAAGGCGTACGTGGAGGAGAAGGGCCTCGGTGAGGTCTTCACCTGGGACGACCCGACCACCTTCGCGGCCGCCGCGTCCCGCGCGCTGAAGAACCGCAGCGAGCTTGCCGCGCACATCACCGAGGACGTGCTCAAGGAGCTCTCCTGGGAGCAGCAGAGCGCCGGGCTGCTCGAGCTGTACCGCACCCTGTCGAAGAAGACGCCGCCGGTGCCCGTCGCCGAGGTGTCGTGGACCGTCCAGGAGACGCCGGGGGCCGCACCGCTCGGTGCGAGCAGCGGCAAGTCCGGTGTACCGGTCTGGACCCCCCTCGGCCCGACACCC includes these proteins:
- a CDS encoding glycosyltransferase family 4 protein, translated to MKSPARRPRLAVIVANGITGDSRVQKTAVAAARDGWDVTLIGRSDTKRVQRSRMGPIQVVRVPVSAEYVRSVKARRAHPLRGAMTQFRIHDQAALSHYRASYRAWVRQTSAETTWSGAPRRASLKAVLRARRAVYKLRVRAFKWEQRRTPKDPVRDWRRDWPQLVDLDLAFGPVIEELKPDVIHANDATMIVTAARSAARLRASGHRCAWLYDAHEYIRGVEWPNPRQGYALPAAEAEYIGRADAVVTVSPQLAELLKNDHKLAEAPLVVGNSPVREVIGSGSVRSSVREVCGLGPEVPLMVYSGWLGPERGVDAVIDGLPELPGVHLALVCSRVTPLLEQLLATAESLGVRDRIHLVPYVSQHEVADYLSSADVGLTPFKRVPNCEVSLPTKVSEYLQAGLPLVTSDVRVIKAYVEEKGLGEVFTWDDPTTFAAAASRALKNRSELAAHITEDVLKELSWEQQSAGLLELYRTLSKKTPPVPVAEVSWTVQETPGAAPLGASSGKSGVPVWTPLGPTPVKLGIGPANYAGQGAAFAQAVSQANPDVSVEVVMNQRADTFDYPADVYVDASRLGELDVQLEQVKRVVGRYSHLIVDAFMPVFGRLNGDTIAGDLAALRKARVKVALLSHGSDIRNPARHLERHEFSLFRDAPEGIAEKLQAKAEANRRIADECGLPLFVTTPDLLDDLPSAKWAPLVVDVASWAADRPVMERERPIVMHAPSKRWTKGTDRIMPVLTELHDKGVIDFRLAEDIPWAEMQALVKESDLVLDQFTTGSYGTFAVEAMAAGKPVVGYISDAVKATTNGELPIVSATPDTLREVLGSLIDDREGTAAIGRASVEFARTYHDGRWTAQVLSGFLK